A stretch of the Patescibacteria group bacterium genome encodes the following:
- a CDS encoding phospholipid carrier-dependent glycosyltransferase produces MIRRLREALIHLPTWVYLVTAVAAIPRFYNITKASIWHDEGYTMMLAPMGVVEILERTARDVHPPLYYVTLHYWMFLFGTSELAARSLSAVCLLLAIPLTYLLMRRLFHSRAAAIATLLVAFSPFLIRYSQEARMYGMVALLLLFATYSLVRALQDKQKLWWVLYALAIAAGLYTHYYAVFLIAAHWVYVTSLTNSKPNSGLKNRWWWGSNVLAAGLFALWLPVAYAQFSRVQGGFWIQEPTLSTLPNTILQFLVFSPVDWLPVWIKVAVGLTLVAATIALWVTAKKHRSATVLVAAYALVAPLTVFALSFGRPIYIDRYFVFASIGFCCLVAAIVVHGWLLSNRPRVQNALVGGLLILSVIGIGSVYSQATHQMREVGKLVSTNYVPGDEIVSGELYTFFDFSYYNTTTIPTKLYAQNGVNGYGESSLIYDRADQIVVKDLSTLRPASGYVWMIGKSGDGKSYFEQVPANWQTVGPRYQFRDSAVQRFKVN; encoded by the coding sequence ATGATACGTCGTCTGCGTGAAGCACTAATTCATTTGCCAACCTGGGTATACCTGGTAACGGCGGTAGCGGCAATTCCGCGCTTCTACAACATCACCAAGGCCAGTATTTGGCATGATGAAGGCTACACCATGATGTTGGCGCCAATGGGGGTGGTTGAGATCTTGGAGCGCACCGCCCGAGACGTTCATCCGCCGCTATACTATGTTACGCTGCACTACTGGATGTTTTTGTTTGGGACCAGCGAGCTAGCGGCACGTAGCCTGTCGGCAGTTTGCTTGCTACTGGCAATACCTCTGACCTACTTATTGATGCGCCGCTTATTCCATAGCCGGGCCGCAGCGATCGCAACGCTACTTGTGGCTTTTTCACCATTCTTAATCCGCTACAGCCAGGAGGCGAGGATGTATGGCATGGTGGCACTCCTTTTGCTATTTGCGACCTACAGCTTGGTTCGAGCGCTGCAAGATAAGCAGAAACTGTGGTGGGTACTGTATGCACTGGCGATAGCCGCCGGTTTGTACACTCATTACTACGCCGTGTTCTTGATTGCCGCTCACTGGGTTTATGTGACTAGCTTAACCAATTCCAAGCCCAACAGCGGCCTCAAGAACCGTTGGTGGTGGGGTAGTAATGTTCTTGCGGCCGGGTTGTTCGCCTTGTGGCTACCAGTGGCCTATGCGCAGTTCAGCCGGGTCCAGGGCGGATTTTGGATCCAAGAGCCGACTTTGAGCACGCTGCCTAACACGATTCTGCAGTTTTTGGTGTTTAGCCCGGTTGATTGGCTGCCGGTATGGATCAAGGTAGCGGTTGGGTTAACGCTGGTTGCGGCTACGATAGCCCTTTGGGTGACAGCAAAAAAGCATCGCTCAGCAACCGTTTTGGTGGCTGCCTATGCTCTAGTAGCACCGCTAACGGTGTTCGCACTATCATTTGGTCGCCCAATCTACATTGATAGGTACTTTGTGTTTGCCTCAATTGGTTTCTGCTGTCTGGTGGCGGCGATTGTGGTTCACGGATGGCTGTTAAGTAACCGGCCACGGGTGCAAAACGCCCTGGTTGGCGGTCTGCTAATACTCTCCGTAATTGGCATTGGCAGCGTCTACTCGCAGGCAACGCACCAAATGAGGGAGGTTGGTAAGCTGGTTAGCACCAATTATGTTCCTGGTGATGAGATTGTCTCCGGTGAGCTGTACACCTTTTTTGACTTTAGCTATTACAACACCACCACCATCCCAACCAAGCTGTATGCCCAAAATGGTGTTAACGGCTATGGTGAGAGCAGCTTAATTTACGATCGGGCCGACCAAATTGTGGTTAAGGACCTTTCAACGCTACGCCCTGCATCAGGTTACGTTTGGATGATTGGCAAAAGTGGCGATGGCAAGTCTTACTTTGAGCAAGTTCCGGCCAACTGGCAAACGGTAGGCCCAAGGTATCAGTTCCGCGATAGTGCGGTTCAGAGGTTTAAGGTAAATTAA